The proteins below come from a single Patescibacteria group bacterium genomic window:
- a CDS encoding rod shape-determining protein, which yields MFDFLTSPFSEDIGIDLGTANVLVYLKGKGILVREPSVVAIHDKTGAVLAVGEKAKRMVGKTPQSISAVRPLREGVISDFDVAEKMLRLFIKRVYETPSKLPRIFRPRVVIGIPSGITEVERKAVRDAALQSGARKVFLVEEPMAAAIGAGLPIRDPEGSLIVDVGGGTTEIAIISLGGVVVGKSLRAGGDKLTSAIREYVRAKYQLLLGEQTAERLKIEVGGAIPAEELEVEEPLVTNMRGRHLKTGLPSQLEFSAQDAWEALKPSLSAICNAIKDLVEATPPELLSDVLEDGITLVGGGSLLRGFDVYLSREVGAPVHTVKDPMSCVVRGCGKLLEDPELLEMVHVKD from the coding sequence ATGTTCGATTTTCTCACATCTCCTTTTTCTGAGGATATTGGTATTGATTTGGGCACAGCTAATGTGCTGGTTTATCTAAAAGGAAAAGGAATATTGGTACGAGAGCCAAGTGTTGTAGCTATTCATGATAAAACCGGAGCAGTTTTAGCGGTTGGTGAAAAGGCAAAGAGGATGGTTGGTAAAACCCCTCAGAGTATATCTGCTGTGCGCCCACTTAGAGAGGGGGTTATTTCCGATTTTGATGTGGCAGAGAAAATGCTCCGCCTTTTTATTAAAAGAGTTTACGAGACACCTTCTAAGCTGCCCCGGATTTTTCGCCCCCGGGTTGTTATAGGCATTCCTTCTGGTATTACTGAGGTGGAGCGAAAAGCTGTTCGTGATGCTGCTTTGCAGTCTGGTGCTAGAAAAGTTTTTTTGGTTGAGGAACCAATGGCTGCTGCAATTGGTGCTGGACTTCCAATTAGGGATCCGGAAGGATCTCTGATTGTGGATGTTGGTGGCGGTACTACAGAGATTGCAATTATTTCGCTGGGAGGAGTTGTGGTTGGAAAGAGCTTGAGAGCAGGAGGGGATAAGCTTACTAGTGCAATAAGGGAATATGTCAGAGCAAAGTACCAACTTTTGTTGGGAGAGCAAACAGCGGAAAGGTTAAAGATTGAAGTTGGTGGAGCAATACCAGCAGAAGAGTTAGAAGTAGAAGAACCTTTAGTTACGAATATGCGGGGTAGGCACTTGAAAACAGGGTTACCTTCCCAGTTGGAGTTTTCAGCTCAGGATGCTTGGGAAGCTTTAAAACCCTCCCTTTCTGCAATCTGTAACGCAATAAAGGATTTGGTAGAAGCTACTCCACCAGAATTGCTTTCCGATGTTTTGGAGGATGGGATTACTTTGGTGGGTGGGGGGTCGTTGCTTCGTGGTTTTGATGTTTACCTTTCGCGAGAAGTTGGGGCACCTGTGCATACTGTCAAGGATCCAATGAGTTGTGTAGTTAGAGGTTGTGGTAAGCTTCTCGAAGATCCTGAGCTTTTGGAAATGGTTCATGTAAAAGATTAG
- the mreD gene encoding rod shape-determining protein MreD, which produces MKKIYKLFALVFAFSLVDVGVFPVLFKYYPAPSLVFSFCVALASKRWGAEALWVAFVGGLFMDLMVWRPLGLTSLCFLIFSWGLLQLYRVVGFNFVLFAFTSLVLSFLFRFVFGSFQLSWIYLVGAFGDLVLSFLFVIVFLPILKPMVLAREKQLDFYQYL; this is translated from the coding sequence ATGAAAAAAATATATAAACTTTTTGCTTTAGTCTTTGCCTTTTCGCTAGTGGATGTTGGTGTGTTTCCTGTGTTATTTAAATACTACCCTGCGCCGAGTTTGGTATTTTCTTTTTGTGTAGCACTAGCCTCGAAAAGATGGGGTGCTGAGGCTTTGTGGGTGGCATTTGTGGGCGGTCTTTTCATGGATTTAATGGTGTGGCGTCCTTTAGGCTTGACAAGCCTTTGTTTTCTTATTTTTAGTTGGGGATTGTTGCAGCTTTACAGAGTGGTGGGCTTTAATTTTGTTCTGTTTGCTTTTACCTCGCTTGTGCTATCTTTTTTGTTTCGATTTGTCTTTGGTTCTTTTCAGCTTTCCTGGATTTATCTGGTGGGAGCTTTTGGAGATTTGGTGTTGAGTTTTCTTTTTGTAATTGTGTTTTTGCCAATTCTAAAACCAATGGTTTTAGCTAGAGAAAAGCAGTTGGATTTTTATCAGTATCTTTAA
- the mrdA gene encoding penicillin-binding protein 2 yields MDLKDIWGENITSSSSKKERRGSRKVSLADAFSWLHGMLPEPKKVGSPSGLWTEFTWPSIRGVALFLGTLFLFLVLFGRLFHLQVVFGARNRKLSDNNHYRKQVIRAPRGIIYDRYGEPLVENKPGFSLVWDPPASSEHSYFSEAENLVEDSDFVERLAPMLELSPQELKSKLMQSKDGSPVVLATGLDRDDVLAVEMEFSIPFLSTEVVPLRNYLFGKEVAHVLGFTGEASLEDLQQFSGLDVGARVGKSGLEREFDLLIRGHPGERVLEVDVLGETVTEKAKKEAEPGQVLETSLDKDFQRVVFAELEKGVRDSDATGGAAVAMDPSNGEVLSLVSFPSYDPNHFVSGIDPSLYQEWKTDVRKPLFNRAVSGAYPPGSIFKPIVATAALGEGVITAKDVVNCKGAISVGSFVYRDWDLGGHGRVSLVDAIAKSCDIYFYTIGGGYGGFRGLGPDRIAIWARKFGLGSQLNLEFPWEATGLVPNPEWKEDVKGEQWYLGNTYHYSIGQGDLLVTPLQITNALAAIVNGGTLYRPTFLRGASNHYVLQENLASPEVLGNVQNGMQAVCQPGGTAYPFFDFPVEVGGKTGTAETGRSDSTHAWFFVYGPVDDVNIALTVFLENGGSGSHDAAPVARRILDWYFKNR; encoded by the coding sequence ATGGATTTGAAAGATATTTGGGGAGAAAATATAACTTCTTCCTCGTCAAAAAAGGAACGGCGGGGGTCCCGAAAAGTGTCTTTGGCTGATGCTTTTTCTTGGCTGCATGGAATGTTGCCGGAGCCTAAAAAGGTGGGTTCTCCTTCCGGTCTTTGGACAGAGTTCACATGGCCTTCAATACGGGGCGTAGCTTTATTCTTGGGGACACTCTTTTTGTTTTTAGTATTGTTTGGAAGGCTGTTTCATTTACAAGTTGTTTTTGGGGCAAGGAACCGCAAGCTAAGTGACAATAATCATTACCGGAAGCAAGTTATTCGTGCTCCTCGGGGTATTATTTACGATCGTTACGGAGAGCCTTTAGTTGAAAATAAGCCGGGATTTAGCCTTGTGTGGGATCCTCCAGCCTCTTCCGAGCATTCTTATTTTTCTGAGGCTGAAAATCTTGTGGAAGATAGTGATTTTGTGGAGAGATTAGCACCCATGCTTGAGCTTTCTCCTCAGGAACTTAAGAGTAAGTTGATGCAGAGTAAGGATGGTTCTCCAGTTGTGTTGGCTACTGGTCTTGATAGAGATGATGTGTTGGCGGTGGAGATGGAGTTTTCAATTCCTTTTTTAAGTACAGAGGTAGTACCCTTGCGTAATTACTTGTTTGGGAAAGAGGTTGCACATGTGTTGGGATTTACTGGCGAAGCCTCCTTGGAGGATTTGCAGCAATTTTCGGGGTTGGATGTGGGAGCACGAGTGGGGAAGTCTGGGTTGGAAAGGGAATTTGATTTGTTAATTCGAGGCCACCCTGGCGAGCGGGTGTTGGAGGTGGATGTTTTAGGAGAGACAGTTACGGAAAAAGCAAAAAAAGAGGCAGAACCGGGGCAAGTCCTTGAAACCAGTTTGGACAAAGATTTTCAGCGCGTTGTTTTTGCAGAGCTGGAGAAAGGTGTTAGAGATTCAGATGCTACAGGAGGGGCAGCGGTAGCTATGGATCCGAGTAATGGTGAGGTTCTTTCTCTCGTATCTTTTCCAAGTTATGATCCTAATCATTTTGTTTCGGGAATTGATCCTTCTTTGTATCAAGAATGGAAAACAGATGTAAGAAAGCCACTTTTTAACCGTGCTGTTTCTGGTGCTTACCCCCCTGGATCTATTTTCAAGCCTATTGTTGCTACAGCAGCTTTGGGAGAGGGTGTAATAACTGCAAAGGATGTTGTTAATTGCAAGGGTGCTATAAGTGTGGGTTCTTTTGTTTATCGAGACTGGGATTTAGGTGGACACGGTCGGGTTAGTTTGGTAGATGCAATTGCTAAGTCTTGTGACATCTATTTTTACACTATTGGGGGTGGTTACGGAGGTTTTAGAGGGTTGGGACCAGATCGCATTGCTATCTGGGCTCGAAAATTTGGGTTGGGGAGCCAACTGAATCTGGAATTCCCTTGGGAGGCTACTGGCTTGGTACCTAATCCTGAGTGGAAGGAAGATGTTAAGGGCGAGCAGTGGTATTTGGGTAATACATACCATTATTCTATTGGGCAGGGAGATCTTTTAGTTACACCCTTACAGATTACAAATGCTCTTGCTGCTATTGTTAACGGGGGTACATTATATCGCCCCACGTTTTTGAGAGGTGCAAGTAACCACTATGTATTGCAGGAAAATCTAGCCTCTCCTGAGGTTTTGGGAAATGTACAGAATGGCATGCAGGCTGTTTGCCAGCCAGGAGGTACAGCGTATCCGTTTTTTGATTTTCCAGTTGAAGTTGGGGGAAAGACCGGTACTGCAGAAACAGGTCGGAGTGATAGTACTCATGCCTGGTTTTTTGTGTATGGACCTGTTGATGATGTAAATATTGCGTTAACAGTTTTCTTGGAGAATGGCGGTTCTGGTTCTCACGACGCTGCTCCCGTAGCGCGTAGAATTTTGGATTGGTATTTTAAGAACCGTTAA
- the dprA gene encoding DNA-processing protein DprA, protein MPTAESSELKYWVGLSMVRGLGPKNFAKLYGRYGSAKKIWNLSRRDLISSGISQHIADSLEATRSKVCLEKEMERIQKLNISVIRLVDENYPYRLKNIPSPPFLLYVKGELCEQDSLAVSVVGTRKCTNYGVRATKYLVSSLSEGGFTVVSGLAYGIDSVAHRTALKCSGRTIAVLGCGVDQVYPAGNRELAHQIIGGATGAIISEFPLGFPPTAGNFPARNRIISGLSLAVLVTEAPKRSGALLTASCAAEQGRPVYAVPGSLFSSNSEGANRLISDGAAPVVDCETLLSDLGASMKKKQIKARKELPQGEREKTVFGVMSEDPKHVDKIVRASELPTSVVLSTLSKMELRGMVVDCGGGKWAKKV, encoded by the coding sequence ATGCCCACTGCTGAATCTTCTGAGTTAAAATACTGGGTGGGGTTGAGCATGGTGCGGGGTTTGGGACCGAAGAATTTTGCTAAACTGTATGGTAGGTATGGTTCCGCTAAGAAAATTTGGAACTTGTCTCGCCGCGACTTGATTTCCTCCGGAATTTCCCAACATATTGCGGATTCATTGGAAGCCACGCGGTCTAAGGTGTGTTTGGAAAAGGAAATGGAAAGGATACAAAAGTTAAATATTTCTGTTATTAGGTTGGTGGATGAGAATTATCCTTATCGCTTGAAGAATATTCCCAGTCCGCCTTTTTTGCTTTATGTTAAAGGAGAGTTATGTGAACAAGACTCCTTGGCGGTAAGTGTAGTGGGTACTAGGAAATGTACCAACTACGGGGTTCGCGCAACCAAATATTTGGTTAGCTCTCTTTCAGAGGGGGGATTCACTGTGGTTTCTGGACTGGCTTACGGGATAGATTCAGTTGCACATCGGACTGCTCTGAAGTGTTCTGGGCGTACCATTGCAGTTTTGGGATGTGGTGTGGATCAAGTGTATCCTGCAGGGAATAGAGAACTGGCGCACCAGATAATTGGTGGTGCCACGGGTGCTATTATTTCAGAGTTTCCTCTTGGTTTTCCTCCTACTGCTGGAAATTTTCCAGCACGAAACCGCATAATTTCGGGATTAAGTTTGGCTGTTTTAGTAACAGAGGCGCCAAAGAGGAGCGGTGCCTTACTGACAGCTTCGTGTGCAGCTGAGCAGGGAAGACCTGTGTATGCGGTGCCTGGTTCTTTATTCAGTTCCAATAGTGAGGGGGCAAACAGGTTGATTAGTGATGGAGCAGCTCCGGTAGTTGATTGTGAGACACTTCTTTCCGATCTTGGCGCAAGTATGAAGAAAAAACAGATAAAGGCTAGGAAAGAACTGCCGCAAGGGGAGAGGGAGAAAACTGTGTTTGGCGTTATGAGTGAGGATCCCAAACACGTTGATAAAATAGTTCGAGCTTCAGAGCTGCCTACTTCTGTGGTATTATCAACCTTGTCAAAGATGGAACTTCGCGGTATGGTTGTGGATTGTGGGGGAGGTAAATGGGCAAAAAAAGTGTAG
- the topA gene encoding type I DNA topoisomerase, whose protein sequence is MANLVVVESPTKAKTILKYLGDNFEVESSRGHIKDLPKSELGVDVESDFEPKYVVVKGKSKIIDQLKKAASKADEVWLATDLDREGEAIACHLAEVLAEVTNSKVQDFKRVVFHEITESAIKASFEDPRGVDFDLVDAQKARRVLDRLVGYKLSPLLWKKVRGGLSAGRVQSVAVRFVVERENERESFQSDKYWSLESLFAGSGDRKFWAELKEVNGESIEKREEKELFAGKYQITKTTIDTKERLEEVKKAAEKSDFSVSSVTEKEIRRKPYPPLTTSSLQASAASLGFSSSKTMRIAQRLYEEGFITYHRTDSEFLSSSAIKACRVFVKNNLGEEYLPESPVRYQTKSKTAQEAHEAIRPTDVTVKPGAVRKLGQDEFELYNLIWRQTVASQMKPAVFSRTTVDVLADGNGILFRGVGRILKFDGWLKIRPRIRKRTKENEIPIFEEGETAEVEKLKEEKHQTAPPPRYSEATLIKELKEYGIGRPSTYAPIISTIQKREYVQKEGGYFVPTDIGKVVTGLLIEHFPTIVDVDFTAEMENSLDKVASGKVDWKKIIREFWEPFSDRLKEKMEEIERSEVTVLEETDEKCPECGRPLVVKLGKYGKFLSCSGFPECEYARPFSDVDEDGVPDDIDEEQLEGECPKCGGDLELREGRYGKFISCSNYPECKFTKNYLDKIGMKCPECGEGEVVVKKTRRGKTFYGCSRYPDCEFASWKNPKKSSK, encoded by the coding sequence ATGGCTAATCTAGTTGTTGTTGAGTCGCCAACAAAGGCAAAGACAATTTTAAAGTATTTGGGAGATAATTTTGAGGTAGAATCCTCCCGTGGTCACATTAAGGATTTACCCAAGTCTGAGTTGGGTGTAGATGTGGAAAGTGATTTTGAGCCAAAGTATGTGGTAGTAAAGGGGAAGAGCAAGATTATTGATCAGTTGAAGAAGGCTGCTAGTAAAGCAGATGAGGTGTGGCTTGCAACAGACTTGGATCGGGAGGGTGAGGCAATTGCTTGTCATTTGGCGGAAGTTTTGGCTGAGGTTACTAACAGTAAGGTTCAAGATTTCAAAAGAGTTGTTTTTCACGAGATAACGGAATCTGCTATTAAAGCATCTTTTGAGGATCCACGAGGGGTTGATTTTGATTTAGTTGATGCTCAGAAGGCTCGAAGAGTTTTGGACCGGTTGGTAGGTTATAAACTATCTCCCTTGCTTTGGAAAAAGGTTCGAGGTGGCCTTTCTGCTGGTCGTGTTCAATCAGTAGCAGTTCGGTTTGTGGTGGAGCGTGAAAATGAAAGAGAATCTTTCCAATCTGATAAGTATTGGAGCTTGGAAAGTTTGTTTGCAGGCTCCGGTGATAGAAAGTTTTGGGCTGAATTGAAAGAGGTAAATGGAGAAAGTATTGAAAAGAGAGAGGAAAAAGAACTTTTTGCTGGTAAGTACCAGATAACTAAGACAACTATTGATACTAAGGAGCGTTTAGAAGAGGTGAAAAAGGCTGCAGAGAAAAGCGACTTTTCTGTATCAAGTGTGACAGAGAAAGAGATAAGGAGGAAGCCTTACCCCCCGCTGACCACGTCTTCCTTGCAAGCGTCGGCAGCTTCTTTGGGTTTTTCTTCTTCTAAAACAATGCGAATTGCCCAGCGCCTTTATGAAGAGGGTTTTATTACTTACCATCGGACAGATTCTGAGTTTTTGTCAAGCAGTGCGATAAAAGCTTGTCGTGTTTTTGTGAAAAATAATTTGGGCGAGGAATATTTGCCAGAGTCCCCAGTTCGTTACCAAACAAAATCTAAGACGGCTCAGGAGGCACATGAAGCTATTCGACCTACGGATGTAACAGTTAAACCCGGTGCAGTAAGGAAACTTGGTCAGGATGAATTTGAGTTGTATAACCTGATATGGCGACAGACTGTTGCTTCTCAAATGAAACCAGCCGTGTTTTCTAGAACAACAGTTGATGTTTTGGCAGATGGCAATGGTATCCTCTTTCGAGGTGTGGGTAGGATTCTTAAGTTTGATGGGTGGTTAAAAATCCGCCCAAGAATAAGAAAGCGGACCAAGGAAAACGAGATACCTATTTTTGAAGAAGGGGAAACAGCAGAGGTAGAGAAATTGAAAGAGGAAAAGCACCAGACAGCACCCCCACCACGTTATTCGGAAGCGACGCTGATTAAAGAGTTAAAGGAGTATGGTATTGGGCGCCCCTCTACTTATGCTCCTATTATTTCTACTATCCAGAAGAGAGAATATGTTCAAAAAGAAGGGGGTTATTTTGTCCCTACTGATATTGGAAAAGTAGTAACGGGTTTATTGATAGAGCATTTTCCCACTATTGTTGATGTTGATTTTACAGCTGAGATGGAGAATTCGCTTGATAAAGTGGCTAGTGGTAAGGTTGATTGGAAAAAAATAATAAGAGAGTTTTGGGAGCCTTTTTCAGACCGCCTCAAGGAAAAGATGGAAGAAATTGAGCGTTCTGAGGTTACAGTGCTGGAGGAAACAGACGAAAAATGTCCTGAATGTGGCAGACCCCTAGTTGTTAAATTGGGTAAATACGGCAAGTTCCTCTCTTGTAGTGGTTTTCCGGAGTGCGAGTATGCACGTCCCTTTTCTGATGTTGATGAGGATGGAGTACCTGATGACATAGATGAGGAGCAGCTGGAAGGCGAGTGTCCCAAGTGTGGTGGTGATCTAGAGCTCCGGGAAGGGCGATACGGTAAGTTTATATCTTGTTCTAACTACCCGGAGTGTAAGTTTACTAAGAATTATCTGGATAAAATTGGTATGAAGTGTCCGGAATGCGGGGAGGGAGAGGTTGTTGTGAAAAAGACCCGAAGGGGGAAAACGTTTTACGGGTGCTCGCGCTACCCTGATTGTGAGTTTGCTTCTTGGAAAAACCCTAAGAAAAGTAGTAAGTAG
- the rpmB gene encoding 50S ribosomal protein L28 has protein sequence MAAVCELCGKGSLHGNQVSRTGTRGWVKRRSKRKFKPNLRKVRVKVDGEVKRMKICTKCLKSRKVEWEEE, from the coding sequence ATGGCAGCTGTTTGTGAACTTTGTGGAAAAGGATCTCTTCACGGTAATCAGGTTTCTAGAACTGGAACTCGCGGTTGGGTAAAGAGGAGATCAAAAAGGAAATTTAAGCCAAACTTGAGGAAGGTTAGAGTCAAGGTGGATGGGGAAGTAAAGCGAATGAAAATTTGTACTAAGTGCCTCAAGTCGCGTAAAGTTGAGTGGGAGGAAGAGTAG
- the mreC gene encoding rod shape-determining protein MreC, translating to MQNKNKNKNKNKTILALKLLVATLVIAGLAHTMWGQKINTLAISFFSPFYKGVAVTTRSVKEQVEFFISLRDVASRNKELQEQVLQLQSEVMELGRLKEENERLRRQLALSVKGEKNLLSAEVVGWEPIGSENYFMINKGADNNLEKNMPVVYEGYLVGQVVLVDNNTARVQAVTDPNMWVFAVDKDSETRTKGVVSGYMADKLIMRKIFEGEEIQVGDVIVTSGEAGTLPSGLILGRVARVVEKGVLKEAVLDLLVDLRNLSEVFVYR from the coding sequence ATGCAAAATAAAAATAAAAATAAAAATAAAAATAAGACAATTTTAGCCCTTAAATTGTTAGTAGCTACCCTTGTGATTGCTGGGTTGGCTCATACTATGTGGGGGCAGAAAATTAATACTTTGGCAATTTCTTTTTTCTCTCCCTTTTATAAGGGAGTGGCTGTAACAACCCGTTCTGTGAAAGAGCAAGTTGAATTTTTTATATCCTTACGGGATGTTGCTTCTCGAAATAAGGAACTTCAGGAACAGGTTTTGCAGTTGCAATCAGAAGTAATGGAATTGGGAAGATTGAAGGAAGAGAATGAGAGACTCCGAAGGCAGCTAGCTCTGTCTGTAAAGGGAGAAAAGAACCTTTTGTCAGCCGAGGTTGTTGGTTGGGAGCCAATTGGCAGTGAGAATTATTTTATGATAAACAAAGGTGCTGACAATAATCTAGAGAAGAATATGCCAGTAGTATATGAAGGTTATTTAGTTGGTCAGGTTGTTTTGGTGGATAATAATACTGCTAGAGTACAAGCAGTTACAGATCCGAATATGTGGGTTTTTGCAGTAGATAAAGATTCGGAGACTAGAACAAAAGGCGTAGTTAGTGGCTATATGGCAGATAAATTAATTATGCGTAAGATATTTGAAGGAGAAGAAATCCAGGTTGGTGATGTGATTGTTACTTCGGGAGAAGCAGGTACCCTTCCATCTGGGTTAATTTTAGGAAGAGTAGCCCGGGTGGTGGAGAAGGGGGTGTTGAAGGAGGCTGTTTTGGATTTGCTAGTTGACTTGCGAAATTTGAGCGAGGTTTTTGTATATAGATAG